In a single window of the Papaver somniferum cultivar HN1 chromosome 8, ASM357369v1, whole genome shotgun sequence genome:
- the LOC113306438 gene encoding uncharacterized protein LOC113306438 produces the protein RGDKNDPTLLSHHYNNFHHCPQTLSFSQKKKNSFSKTLSATTFLTKAFNQSFKLAIDNQETGIKEIKPKNRRIMGAGGPDEEDGGDNRWPPWLRPLLTTDFFTQCKFHADSHKSECNMYCLDCINGALCSLCLGHHKDHRAIQIRRSSYHDVIRVNEIQKVLDITGVQTYIINSARVVFLNERPQPRPGKGVTNTCEVCERSLLDSFRFCSLGCKIVGTSKDFSKKKRSAPATSDSEESYTSSCTHSHQHHHHQHHHHHHHQQAEKIKIQSFTPSTPPPTMVNYRTAKRRKGIPHRAPMGGGLIVEY, from the exons CGAGGAGATAAGAACGACCCTACCCTTCTATCACACCACTACAATAACTTTCATCACTGCCCCCAAACCCTTTCATtctctcaaaaaaagaaaaactctttCTCAAAAACTCTCTCTGCAACTACTTTTCTAACTAAAGCCTTCAATCAATCTTTCAAACTGGCGATCGATAATCAAGAAACTGGTATCAAGGAAATCAAACCCAAGAACAGAAGAATCAtg GGAGCTGGGGGACCTGATGAGGAAGATGGTGGTGATAACAGATGGCCGCCATGGTTACGTCCTTTGTTGACAACAGATTTCTTTACTCAATGCAAGTTTCATGCTGATTCTCACAAGAGCGAATGCAATATGTATTGTCTTGATTGTATAAATGGTGCTCTCTGTTCTCTTTGTCTTGGGCACCATAAAGATCATCGTGCTATTCAG ATAAGGAGGTCATCATACCATGATGTGATTAGAGTTAATGAGATTCAGAAGGTATTGGACATTACTGGAGTTCAAACCTACATTATCAACAGTGCAAGAGTTGTCTTCTTGAATGAACGTCCTCAGCCTAGGCCTGGAAAAGGTGTCACTAATACTTGTGAAGTCTGTGAACGTAGTCTTCTTGATTCCTTCAGATTCTGTTCTCTTGGTTGCAAG ATTGTTGGGACTTCAAAGGATTTCTCAAAGAAGAAGAGGTCAGCTCCAGCTACATCAGATTCAGAAGAATCATACACTAGTAGTTGCACTCacagtcatcaacatcatcatcatcagcatcaccatcaccatcatcaccagcaggctgagaagatcaaaatccaaagctttaCACCATCAACACCACCGCCAACAATGGTAAACTACAGAActgcaaaaagaagaaaaggaattcCTCACAGAGCTCCAATGGGAGGAGGACTTATCGTTGAATACTAA